The following are encoded together in the Mycosarcoma maydis chromosome 4, whole genome shotgun sequence genome:
- a CDS encoding putative endo-1,4-beta-xylanase A precursor, whose product MKFATVLAFATAAGAAFASPLASSETTEAGQLSKRQSINYVQNYNGNAANFKYDQHAGTYSTRWTNPPDFVVGLGWSPGNSYRTIKFSGSYSSSSSSYSAVYGWLNNPLTEYYVVENYSYDPCSNSGAQVVGSVTSDGSNYKICKHTQYDQPSIQGTKTFGQYFSVRANKRNSGSVTLSKHFNAWKQHGFANGAANPDFNYQVFATEAFGGTGSASMSVSG is encoded by the coding sequence ATGAAGTTTGCCACTGTCCTTGCTTTCGCCACCGCAGCTGGCGCCGCTTTTGCTAGCCCGCTCGCCTCCTCAGAGACTACCGAGGCTGGTCAGCTGTCCAAGCGCCAGTCGATCAACTACGTCCAGAACTACAACGGTAACGCTGCCAACTTCAAGTATGACCAGCACGCCGGAACCTACTCAACGAGATGGACAAACCCTCCCGACTTTGTTGTCGGTCTGGGCTGGAGCCCAGGTAACAGCTATCGGACCATCAAATTCAGTGGCTCCTactcgtccagctcgagctcgtaCAGCGCCGTCTATGGATGGCTCAACAATCCGTTGACCGAGTACTATGTGGTTGAGAATTACTCATATGACCCTTGCTCTAACAGCGGAGCCCAGGTGGTCGGCTCGGTCACCTCGGACGGTTCAAACTACAAGATCTGCAAGCACACTCAGTACGATCAACCTTCGATTCAGGGCACCAAAACGTTTGGTCAGTACTTTTCGGTGCGTGCCAACAAGCGCAACTCGGGCTCAGTCACGCTCTCGAAACACTTCAACGCTTGGAAGCAGCACGGCTTCGCCAACGGCGCTGCCAATCCAGACTTCAACTACCAGGTCTTTGCCACCGAGGCCTTTGGCGGTACTGGTTCTGCCTCGATGTCCGTCTCTGGTTGA